One part of the Fusobacterium pseudoperiodonticum genome encodes these proteins:
- a CDS encoding Mrp/NBP35 family ATP-binding protein, producing MIQKEAPKVKDDKNIKNVIAVMSGKGGVGKSTVTTLLAKELRKKGYSVGVMDADITGPSIPRLMNVSEQKMATDGKNMYPVVTEDGIEIVSINLMIDENEPVVWRGPVIAGAVMQFWNEVVWSDLDYLLIDMPPGTGDVPLTVMKSFNIKGLIMVSIPQDMVSMIVTKAIKMARKMNANVIGLIENMSYITCDCCDNKIYLTDENDIQTFLKENDVELLGELPMTKQIARMTKGESAYPEEIFSKIADRVIEKVKEL from the coding sequence ATGATACAAAAAGAAGCACCTAAGGTGAAAGATGATAAAAATATAAAAAATGTTATAGCTGTTATGAGCGGTAAAGGAGGAGTAGGAAAGTCTACAGTTACTACACTACTTGCTAAGGAATTAAGAAAAAAAGGATATTCAGTTGGAGTTATGGATGCTGATATAACAGGACCTAGTATACCAAGACTTATGAATGTCAGTGAACAAAAAATGGCAACTGATGGAAAAAATATGTATCCTGTTGTAACAGAAGATGGAATAGAAATAGTTTCAATAAATCTTATGATAGATGAAAATGAACCTGTTGTGTGGCGTGGACCAGTTATTGCAGGGGCAGTTATGCAATTTTGGAATGAAGTTGTTTGGAGTGATTTAGATTATCTTTTAATAGACATGCCTCCAGGAACAGGAGATGTTCCTTTAACTGTTATGAAAAGCTTTAATATTAAAGGGCTAATTATGGTTTCTATACCGCAAGATATGGTTTCTATGATAGTTACCAAAGCTATAAAGATGGCAAGAAAAATGAATGCCAATGTAATAGGTTTAATTGAAAATATGAGTTACATAACTTGTGATTGTTGTGATAACAAAATATATTTGACAGATGAAAATGATATCCAAACTTTCTTAAAAGAAAATGATGTTGAACTTTTAGGAGAACTTCCTATGACAAAACAAATTGCAAGAATGACAAAGG
- a CDS encoding YbaN family protein, translating into MKNLKKKLYIAFGFLVVALAIVGVFIPGLPTVPFLLVALFCFERSSKKYHDMIMNNKYFGPVLQDYYSGKGLTSSVKIKAISFLSCGMAFSIYKIQNLHARIALAVVWLGVAIHIILLKTKKTKNKK; encoded by the coding sequence ATGAAGAATTTAAAAAAGAAATTATATATAGCTTTTGGTTTTTTAGTAGTCGCTTTAGCAATAGTTGGAGTATTCATTCCTGGTTTACCAACTGTTCCTTTTTTGCTTGTGGCTTTATTTTGTTTTGAGAGATCATCTAAAAAATATCATGATATGATAATGAATAATAAATATTTTGGTCCTGTATTACAAGATTATTATTCAGGAAAAGGTTTAACTTCTTCCGTTAAAATAAAAGCTATATCATTTTTATCTTGTGGAATGGCTTTTTCTATTTACAAAATTCAAAATCTACATGCAAGAATAGCATTGGCTGTTGTTTGGCTTGGAGTGGCTATTCATATTATTCTTTTAAAAACAAAAAAGACTAAAAATAAAAAGTAA
- a CDS encoding ATP-binding protein, which yields MTKRELYIEKIKPFINKDIIKVLTGIRRSGKSVMLKLIMEELKQNKIDEKQFININFENLINRELTTADKLHEYILKKASEIKKKCYIFLDEIQEVKDWEKCINSLRVNDGYDFDIYITGSNAKLLSGELSTYLAGRYVEFVIYPFSFKEFLETLKSIQQDVSTREAFQKYVKFGGMPFLYNLAFEEEASLQYLKDIYSSIILKDITQRNKIRDTDLLERVISYLIMNVGNNFSATSISKFFKSENRKVSVETILNYIKAAEESFLIYRVSRDDLIGKKVLNVNEKYYIADHGMREAILGSNQRDINQIFENIIYLELLRKGYNVRVGKIDNLEVDFVCTKGNEKIYVQVAYLLASSETIEREFTSLEKIDDNYPKYVISMDEFDMSRNGIIHINIIDFLMN from the coding sequence ATGACTAAAAGAGAATTATATATAGAAAAAATTAAACCTTTTATCAATAAGGATATTATAAAAGTTTTAACTGGAATAAGAAGAAGCGGTAAGTCAGTTATGTTAAAACTTATTATGGAAGAGTTAAAGCAAAATAAAATAGATGAAAAACAATTTATCAATATTAATTTTGAAAATTTAATAAATAGAGAGTTAACAACAGCAGATAAATTACATGAATATATTTTAAAAAAAGCTAGTGAAATAAAAAAGAAATGTTATATTTTTTTAGATGAAATTCAAGAAGTTAAGGATTGGGAAAAATGTATTAATTCTTTAAGAGTAAATGATGGATATGATTTTGACATCTATATTACAGGTTCAAATGCAAAATTATTATCAGGTGAACTTTCTACATACTTGGCAGGAAGATATGTAGAATTTGTGATATATCCATTTTCATTTAAAGAATTTTTAGAGACATTGAAATCTATTCAACAAGATGTGTCTACAAGAGAAGCTTTTCAAAAATATGTAAAGTTTGGAGGTATGCCATTTTTATATAATTTAGCTTTTGAAGAGGAAGCTAGTTTACAATATTTAAAAGATATATATTCTTCTATTATATTAAAAGATATAACTCAAAGAAATAAGATAAGAGATACAGATTTATTAGAAAGAGTGATAAGTTATTTAATCATGAATGTAGGAAATAATTTCTCTGCTACATCTATTTCAAAATTCTTTAAAAGTGAAAATAGAAAAGTATCGGTAGAAACCATATTAAATTATATTAAGGCAGCTGAAGAGTCATTTTTAATATACAGAGTTTCAAGAGATGATTTAATTGGAAAAAAAGTTCTAAATGTCAATGAAAAATATTATATTGCCGACCATGGAATGAGAGAAGCTATACTTGGAAGTAATCAAAGGGATATTAATCAAATATTTGAAAATATCATTTACTTAGAGTTGTTAAGAAAAGGTTATAATGTTAGAGTTGGAAAGATAGATAATTTAGAAGTAGACTTTGTTTGTACAAAGGGAAATGAAAAAATATATGTTCAAGTGGCTTATCTATTAGCTTCATCTGAGACAATTGAAAGGGAATTTACTTCGCTTGAAAAAATAGATGATAACTATCCTAAATATGTAATTTCTATGGATGAATTTGATATGTCAAGAAATGGAATAATACATATAAATATTATAGATTTTTTAATGAATTAG
- a CDS encoding DNA adenine methylase — protein sequence MENFSLFEKEEKIECKPFIKWVGGKGQLLSQISKLYPIELGKTISKYAEIFIGGGAVLFDILSKYKLDEVYISDKNLELINTYKTIRDNVDILIKSLKEMEEKYVPMNNEDRKVYYYERRAEYNNLKINIEENNIRKAALFIFLNKTCFNGLYRVNKKGEYNVPMGAYKNPKICDEENLKNVSLALKNVKIIYADYRESKDFIDNKTFVYIDPPYRPLNITSSFTSYTENDFSDKEQIELANYIDSLNEKGAKVVISNSDPKNSNENDNFFDDLYKNYNINRVKANRMLNSKANSRGEINELLITNYK from the coding sequence ATGGAAAATTTTTCTCTGTTTGAAAAAGAAGAAAAAATTGAATGTAAACCCTTTATCAAATGGGTTGGAGGTAAAGGACAGCTTTTATCTCAAATAAGTAAATTATATCCTATTGAATTAGGAAAAACTATAAGCAAATATGCTGAAATTTTTATAGGTGGAGGAGCTGTTTTATTTGATATCTTAAGTAAATACAAATTAGATGAAGTCTATATCAGCGATAAAAACTTAGAGCTTATAAATACCTATAAAACTATCAGGGATAATGTAGATATTTTAATAAAATCTTTAAAAGAGATGGAAGAAAAATATGTTCCTATGAATAATGAGGATAGAAAAGTTTACTATTATGAAAGAAGAGCTGAGTACAATAATTTAAAAATTAATATTGAAGAAAATAATATAAGAAAAGCAGCTTTATTTATTTTTCTAAATAAAACTTGTTTTAATGGACTATATAGAGTTAATAAAAAAGGTGAATATAATGTTCCAATGGGAGCATATAAAAATCCTAAAATCTGTGATGAAGAAAATTTAAAAAATGTTTCTTTAGCTCTAAAGAATGTGAAGATTATATATGCTGATTATAGAGAGAGCAAAGATTTCATAGATAACAAAACTTTTGTATATATAGATCCTCCTTATCGCCCTTTAAATATAACATCTAGCTTTACTTCGTATACAGAAAATGATTTTAGTGATAAAGAGCAAATAGAATTAGCAAATTACATAGATAGTTTAAATGAAAAAGGTGCTAAGGTAGTTATAAGTAATTCTGATCCAAAAAATAGTAATGAAAATGATAATTTTTTTGATGATTTATACAAAAATTATAATATAAATAGAGTTAAAGCAAATAGAATGCTTAATTCTAAAGCTAATTCAAGAGGCGAAATTAATGAATTATTGATTACAAACTATAAATAA
- a CDS encoding SWIM zinc finger family protein, whose translation MKKLDKEKILALAPNSSAVANAKKICSSGSFVKLAHSADDTFYMGECKGSGKSNYIVSADFIDEENPVMRCTCPSRQFPCKHGLALLFEIADEKTFEECEIPEDILSKREKKEKTKAKKEKESAEGTVKEKKAPSKVSKAARAKKINKQIEGLDLIKNISTQLLKLGLSTIGTVSLKEYKDVVKQLGDYYLPGPQILFQKLILEIQEYKEDQDTIHYQQALECLKRLRAIEKKGREYLKEELEKENLEMSDNTLYEDLGGVWKLEQLNDLGLKKENAKLMQLAFEVTYDEASKIYTDYGYWIDIESGEISYTANYRPLSALKYIKQDDSNFSLVTVPTLTYYPGGLNKRIRWASANFEEKDKTSFKKIKTYAKNIEEATKIAKNELKNILTDNHVALLLEFEKITFVEEEGSKKYILVDKNQKMIELRNNGSKELTTVFYELLPNECLENQVMFVKLFQKDRTIYAEPHSIITDDKIVRLGF comes from the coding sequence TTGAAGAAGTTAGATAAAGAGAAAATTCTTGCACTTGCACCAAATTCTTCTGCCGTTGCAAATGCAAAGAAAATTTGTAGCAGTGGATCTTTTGTAAAATTAGCACACTCAGCTGATGATACTTTTTATATGGGAGAATGTAAAGGAAGTGGAAAATCAAATTACATTGTTTCTGCTGATTTTATAGATGAAGAAAATCCTGTTATGAGATGTACTTGTCCAAGTAGACAATTTCCTTGTAAGCATGGTTTAGCCTTATTGTTTGAAATAGCTGATGAAAAAACTTTTGAAGAATGTGAAATTCCTGAAGATATTTTATCAAAAAGAGAAAAGAAAGAAAAAACTAAGGCTAAGAAAGAAAAAGAAAGTGCTGAAGGAACTGTAAAAGAAAAGAAAGCCCCTTCAAAAGTTTCAAAAGCTGCCAGAGCAAAGAAAATTAACAAACAAATCGAAGGTTTAGATTTAATTAAAAATATAAGTACTCAACTTTTAAAATTGGGACTTTCAACAATAGGAACTGTCTCTTTAAAAGAATATAAAGATGTTGTTAAACAACTAGGTGACTACTATTTACCTGGTCCACAAATTCTATTCCAAAAATTAATTTTAGAAATTCAAGAATATAAGGAAGACCAAGATACAATACACTATCAACAAGCCTTAGAATGCTTGAAAAGATTGAGAGCAATAGAGAAAAAAGGAAGAGAATATCTAAAAGAAGAGCTTGAAAAAGAAAATCTTGAAATGAGTGACAATACTCTATATGAAGATTTAGGTGGAGTATGGAAGCTAGAGCAACTAAATGACTTAGGTTTAAAGAAAGAAAATGCAAAACTTATGCAGTTAGCATTTGAAGTAACTTATGATGAAGCCAGTAAAATCTATACTGACTATGGATATTGGATAGATATAGAAAGTGGAGAAATATCATATACAGCTAATTATAGACCTCTTTCTGCTCTAAAATATATTAAACAAGATGATTCTAATTTTTCTCTAGTTACAGTACCTACTTTAACTTATTATCCAGGTGGATTGAATAAAAGAATAAGATGGGCTAGTGCAAACTTTGAAGAAAAAGATAAAACTTCTTTTAAGAAAATAAAAACTTATGCTAAAAATATAGAAGAAGCGACAAAGATTGCTAAAAATGAATTAAAGAATATTCTAACAGATAATCATGTAGCTTTGCTTTTAGAGTTTGAAAAGATTACGTTTGTAGAAGAAGAAGGAAGTAAAAAATATATTTTAGTGGATAAAAATCAAAAGATGATAGAGCTTAGAAATAATGGTTCTAAAGAATTAACAACAGTTTTCTATGAGCTTTTACCAAATGAATGTTTAGAAAATCAAGTTATGTTTGTAAAATTATTCCAAAAAGACAGAACTATCTATGCAGAGCCACATAGTATCATAACAGATGATAAAATTGTTCGTTTAGGATTTTAA
- a CDS encoding AAA family ATPase codes for MSKKEEVQRLTAEQLFQEEIDALIKAEKNPIPTGWKMSPKSVLTYICGGKVGKKTIVPKYIGNKRLVEIAISTLVTDRALLLIGEPGTAKSWLSEHLTAAINGNSTRVIQGTAGTTEEQIRYSWNYAMLIAEGPTKEALIPSPIYRAMEDGAIARVEEISRCASEVQDALISLLSEKRLSVPELNLEIPAKKGFSIIATANTRDKGVNEMSAALKRRFNIVVLPSPNSLEAEIDIVRTRVEQLASNLDLNAKLPEDEVIEKVCTVFRELRQGLTLDGKQKIKTTTNVLSTAEAISLLANSMALAGSFGDGEISDYDLAAGLQGAIVKEDSKDGQIWTEYLENIMKKRGSEWLNLYKECKELNKTSK; via the coding sequence ATGAGTAAAAAAGAAGAAGTTCAAAGACTGACAGCAGAACAACTATTCCAAGAAGAAATAGATGCTTTAATCAAGGCAGAAAAAAATCCTATACCTACTGGTTGGAAGATGTCTCCAAAGTCAGTATTAACATATATTTGTGGTGGAAAAGTTGGTAAAAAGACTATAGTTCCTAAATATATTGGAAATAAAAGATTGGTTGAAATAGCTATTTCAACTTTGGTTACAGATAGAGCCTTACTTTTAATTGGAGAGCCAGGAACAGCAAAATCTTGGTTATCTGAGCATTTAACTGCTGCAATAAATGGAAACTCAACAAGAGTTATTCAAGGTACAGCAGGAACAACAGAAGAACAAATTAGATATTCTTGGAACTATGCAATGCTTATTGCTGAAGGACCTACAAAAGAAGCTTTAATTCCAAGTCCTATATATAGAGCTATGGAAGATGGAGCTATTGCAAGAGTTGAAGAAATATCTCGTTGTGCCTCAGAAGTACAAGATGCTTTAATCTCTTTATTATCAGAAAAAAGATTATCTGTACCTGAACTTAATTTAGAAATTCCTGCTAAAAAAGGTTTCTCTATAATTGCAACTGCTAATACAAGAGATAAGGGAGTTAACGAAATGTCAGCTGCCTTAAAACGTCGTTTTAATATTGTAGTTTTACCAAGTCCTAACTCTCTTGAAGCTGAAATAGACATAGTTAGAACAAGAGTTGAGCAACTTGCTAGCAACCTAGATTTAAATGCAAAATTACCAGAAGATGAAGTTATAGAAAAAGTTTGCACTGTATTTAGAGAACTTAGACAAGGGCTTACTTTAGATGGAAAACAAAAAATAAAAACTACTACTAATGTTCTTTCAACAGCAGAAGCTATATCTCTACTTGCAAATAGTATGGCCTTAGCTGGAAGCTTTGGAGATGGAGAAATATCTGACTATGATCTAGCTGCTGGTCTACAAGGAGCTATTGTTAAAGAAGATAGTAAAGATGGACAAATATGGACAGAATATTTAGAAAATATTATGAAAAAAAGAGGTTCTGAATGGCTAAACCTTTACAAAGAATGTAAAGAACTTAATAAAACTAGCAAATAA
- a CDS encoding DUF5682 family protein yields MKKQNENKPHIFGVRHFSPAGAYYVRKYLDEVQPKVVLIEAPSDFTDLIDKITAKEVVPPIAIMAYTLEAPIQTIIYPFAEFSPEYQAILWAKENKVECRFCDLPSSVFLAIQNKVENPSEESLNSYIHRKINEFSEDSDSEVFWERVMEQAADHQAYRSGARDYGANLRELTLANTKSDAENIIREAYMCKQVAELCEEGFKMNEIAMVVGAFHIEGIEKGNFLSDEEFNLLKKVETKKTLMPYSYYKLSTYSNYGAGNKAPGYYELLWQGLNKEDIYYAVYRYLSRLADFQRTSGNMVSSAQIIEAVQLAISLANIHNSKIPTLKDMQDAAITCMAQGSHSEIVLAMANTEVGKKIGKIPQDSIQTSIQSDFYSILKELKLEKYQTLTATELRLDLRENIRVKSEKLAFLDLERSYFFHRLRVLKISFVNFLDKVQDNKTWAEDWVLQWTPEAEIEIVEAILKGDTIEFATAFELNQRIENSSSISMIAEIVKDAFYCGLPKSLEQAFQALQSCMADDIPINEISKTSTTLSIMLRYGDIRKLDRDVLIPILEQLFLRACLILPNEAFCDANAAIELAEAIIGLHNVVENHDFLDRERWYALLTEVAKRDNLNTKISGLAMAILLETGKISNDELGLEVERRLSKAIPADLGASWFEGLSMKNHYTLIARLGLWEKLQDYISALDEDEFKRALVFLRRAFADFSSNEKHDIAENMAEIWGLNKIAVSEAMNKDLKEEEVEIISSLDDFDFDDI; encoded by the coding sequence ATGAAAAAACAAAATGAGAATAAACCTCATATTTTTGGAGTTAGGCATTTTTCACCAGCAGGAGCATATTATGTAAGAAAATACCTAGATGAAGTGCAACCCAAAGTTGTTTTAATAGAAGCACCTTCTGACTTTACTGATTTAATAGATAAAATCACAGCTAAAGAAGTTGTTCCTCCCATTGCTATAATGGCCTATACTTTGGAAGCACCTATACAGACTATTATATATCCTTTTGCAGAATTCTCACCTGAATATCAAGCTATTCTATGGGCAAAGGAAAATAAGGTTGAATGTAGATTTTGTGACCTGCCTTCATCTGTTTTCTTGGCTATACAGAATAAAGTAGAAAATCCTTCTGAAGAAAGTTTAAATAGTTATATTCATAGAAAGATTAATGAGTTTTCAGAAGATAGTGATAGTGAAGTTTTCTGGGAAAGAGTTATGGAGCAAGCAGCCGATCATCAGGCATATCGTAGTGGAGCTAGAGACTATGGAGCAAATTTAAGAGAACTTACTTTAGCAAATACTAAATCAGATGCTGAAAATATTATAAGAGAAGCCTATATGTGTAAGCAAGTTGCTGAACTATGTGAAGAAGGCTTTAAGATGAATGAAATAGCTATGGTTGTTGGAGCTTTCCATATAGAAGGGATAGAAAAAGGAAATTTCCTAAGTGATGAAGAGTTTAATCTATTAAAAAAAGTGGAAACAAAAAAGACTTTAATGCCTTATTCTTACTATAAGTTATCAACTTATTCTAACTATGGAGCTGGAAATAAAGCTCCTGGCTATTATGAACTTCTATGGCAAGGCTTAAATAAGGAAGATATATATTATGCAGTTTATAGATATTTAAGTAGATTAGCTGACTTTCAAAGAACAAGTGGAAATATGGTATCATCTGCACAAATTATTGAAGCAGTACAACTTGCAATTTCTTTAGCTAATATACATAATAGTAAAATTCCTACTCTTAAAGATATGCAAGATGCTGCTATAACTTGTATGGCTCAGGGTAGCCACTCAGAAATAGTTTTAGCTATGGCAAACACAGAAGTTGGAAAGAAGATTGGAAAAATACCACAAGACTCTATACAAACTTCTATACAATCTGATTTCTATTCTATATTAAAAGAGTTGAAACTTGAAAAATATCAAACTCTTACAGCTACAGAATTGAGATTGGATTTAAGAGAAAATATAAGAGTAAAATCTGAGAAACTTGCTTTCTTAGACTTAGAACGTTCTTATTTTTTCCATAGATTAAGAGTTCTAAAAATTTCTTTTGTTAATTTTCTTGATAAGGTACAAGATAATAAAACTTGGGCAGAAGACTGGGTTTTACAATGGACTCCTGAGGCAGAAATAGAAATAGTAGAAGCTATTTTAAAAGGAGATACTATTGAATTTGCAACTGCTTTTGAATTAAATCAAAGAATAGAAAATTCAAGTTCTATATCTATGATTGCAGAAATTGTAAAAGATGCTTTCTATTGTGGACTGCCTAAGAGTTTAGAACAAGCCTTTCAAGCTTTACAAAGTTGTATGGCTGATGATATTCCTATCAATGAGATTTCTAAAACTTCAACTACTCTTTCTATAATGTTACGTTATGGAGATATTAGAAAACTAGATAGAGATGTACTTATACCAATACTTGAGCAACTGTTTTTAAGAGCTTGTTTAATCTTACCGAATGAAGCTTTTTGTGATGCTAATGCTGCCATTGAGCTTGCTGAAGCTATAATAGGCTTACATAATGTGGTTGAAAATCATGACTTTTTAGATAGAGAAAGATGGTATGCACTTCTTACTGAAGTTGCAAAAAGAGATAATTTAAACACTAAAATATCAGGACTTGCTATGGCAATCTTGCTTGAAACTGGAAAAATTTCTAATGATGAACTTGGACTAGAGGTTGAAAGAAGATTATCAAAAGCTATACCTGCTGATTTAGGAGCAAGTTGGTTTGAAGGTCTATCAATGAAAAATCACTATACTTTAATTGCAAGACTTGGGCTTTGGGAAAAACTTCAAGACTATATCTCAGCCTTAGATGAAGATGAGTTTAAAAGGGCCTTAGTATTTTTAAGAAGAGCCTTTGCTGATTTTTCTTCTAATGAAAAACATGATATAGCTGAAAATATGGCTGAAATATGGGGCTTAAATAAGATTGCTGTTAGTGAAGCTATGAATAAAGATTTAAAAGAAGAAGAAGTTGAAATAATTTCAAGCCTTGATGACTTTGACTTCGATGATATTTAG
- a CDS encoding VWA domain-containing protein, translating to MDYKEDIKRWRLILGKDTQDTFSSMNSEAISSLSEEDWLMDRALDAIYNPSGKFMGDAALGAGRGPSNPQISKWLGDVRDLFDKELVKIIQTDAMDRCGLKQLIFEPEILEQVEPDISLASTIMLLKDQIPKHSKESVRAFIKKIVEEINKLLESDIKRAVRAALNKRQHSPIPSASALDFKRTIQRGIKNYNKELKKIIPEHYYFFERASTNPSSKFTVILDIDQSGSMGESVIYSSVMACILASMAALKTRIVAFDTNIVDLTEKSDDPVDLLYGFQLGGGTDINKSIAYCMNYIENPKKTIFFLISDLMEGGNRGGMLRHLQEMKDSGVIVVCLLAISGDGQPYYDAQMAGKISSMGIPCFACNPEKLPLLLERVLKGLDLNSFQEEFKKK from the coding sequence ATGGACTATAAAGAAGATATAAAACGTTGGAGATTAATATTAGGAAAAGATACTCAAGATACTTTCTCCTCTATGAACTCTGAAGCTATTTCTTCTCTTAGTGAAGAAGATTGGCTTATGGATAGAGCTTTAGATGCCATTTATAACCCTTCAGGAAAATTTATGGGTGATGCTGCCTTAGGTGCTGGAAGAGGACCTTCTAACCCTCAAATAAGTAAATGGCTTGGAGATGTTAGAGATTTATTTGATAAGGAATTAGTAAAAATTATTCAAACTGATGCTATGGATAGATGTGGTTTAAAGCAATTAATTTTTGAGCCTGAAATATTGGAGCAAGTTGAGCCTGATATAAGTCTTGCATCTACAATTATGCTTTTAAAGGATCAAATTCCTAAGCATAGTAAAGAAAGTGTAAGAGCCTTTATCAAAAAAATAGTGGAAGAAATCAATAAATTATTGGAAAGTGATATAAAAAGAGCTGTTAGAGCTGCACTTAATAAGAGACAACATTCTCCTATACCTTCAGCCTCAGCACTAGACTTTAAGAGAACTATCCAAAGAGGAATAAAAAATTATAATAAAGAATTGAAGAAAATTATTCCTGAACATTACTATTTCTTTGAAAGAGCTAGTACAAATCCTTCAAGTAAATTCACAGTTATTTTAGATATAGATCAGAGTGGTTCTATGGGAGAATCTGTTATATATTCTTCAGTAATGGCTTGTATCTTAGCAAGTATGGCTGCACTAAAAACTCGTATTGTTGCTTTTGATACAAATATTGTGGATTTAACAGAAAAATCTGATGATCCTGTTGATTTACTATATGGTTTTCAATTAGGTGGTGGTACTGATATCAATAAGTCTATCGCCTATTGTATGAACTATATTGAAAATCCTAAGAAAACTATATTTTTCTTAATTTCTGACCTTATGGAAGGTGGAAATCGTGGAGGAATGTTAAGACATTTACAAGAAATGAAAGATTCAGGAGTAATAGTTGTTTGTCTTCTTGCAATTTCAGGTGATGGACAACCTTACTATGATGCTCAAATGGCTGGAAAAATCTCTTCAATGGGTATTCCTTGTTTTGCATGTAATCCTGAAAAATTACCTCTTTTACTTGAAAGAGTATTAAAAGGATTAGACTTAAATTCTTTCCAAGAAGAATTTAAGAAAAAATAA
- the nusB gene encoding transcription antitermination factor NusB, whose translation MKEIFGEETKKKKAGIRLVREELFKIVFGVEATESTSEELEKAFDIYLSNNEDFVSTLSESQLKFLQTSVKGISENYDNIKDTIKANTQNWAYERIGLVERTLLIIAAYEFLKVNTPIEVVANETVELAKEYGNEKSYEFVNGILANIGKTK comes from the coding sequence ATGAAAGAAATTTTTGGAGAAGAAACTAAGAAAAAAAAAGCTGGAATAAGACTTGTAAGAGAAGAACTTTTTAAAATAGTTTTTGGAGTTGAAGCAACTGAATCAACTTCTGAGGAATTAGAAAAAGCTTTTGATATTTACTTATCTAACAATGAAGATTTTGTTTCAACTTTAAGTGAAAGTCAATTAAAGTTTTTACAAACTTCTGTTAAAGGAATAAGTGAAAACTACGATAATATCAAAGATACTATCAAAGCTAATACTCAAAATTGGGCTTATGAAAGAATAGGACTTGTAGAAAGAACTTTATTAATCATAGCAGCTTATGAGTTTTTGAAGGTAAATACTCCTATTGAAGTTGTTGCTAACGAAACTGTTGAGTTAGCTAAAGAATATGGTAATGAAAAGTCTTATGAATTTGTAAACGGTATTTTGGCAAATATAGGAAAAACTAAATAA
- a CDS encoding DUF2273 domain-containing protein → MPDNILEVLLEKIINNWRKVYGSILGFIVGLTVVNYGILKAIVIFAFAFIGYKLGDSSFTKKMKKTIINRLKED, encoded by the coding sequence TTGCCAGATAATATTTTAGAAGTTTTACTAGAAAAGATTATTAATAATTGGAGAAAAGTCTACGGGTCTATTTTAGGCTTCATAGTTGGGCTAACTGTAGTCAATTATGGTATATTAAAAGCTATTGTAATCTTTGCATTTGCTTTTATAGGTTATAAGCTAGGAGATTCTTCATTTACAAAAAAGATGAAAAAAACGATTATAAATAGATTAAAAGAGGATTAA
- the amaP gene encoding alkaline shock response membrane anchor protein AmaP, whose protein sequence is MLKKLIFFFAWIGIFLISLVALNYILLPGQIVYDNPFVEAITSFQYKMIILVIAALYLFICLIKFFSLFERKKDYQRKTENGLLKISKATINNYVMDLLRKDPDITGIKTVSELKGNKFFINIKCELLAKMNIANKISYLQNLIKTDLMQNLGVDVNKVVVNIAKIEAREKEKTNDEASNEVPAVNAEGDNVEVNN, encoded by the coding sequence ATGTTGAAAAAATTAATATTTTTCTTTGCTTGGATAGGAATATTTTTAATATCTCTAGTTGCTTTAAACTACATACTTTTACCAGGTCAAATTGTATATGATAATCCTTTTGTGGAAGCAATAACATCTTTCCAATATAAGATGATTATTTTAGTTATAGCTGCTCTATATCTTTTTATATGCCTTATCAAATTCTTTAGTTTATTTGAAAGAAAAAAAGACTATCAAAGAAAAACTGAAAATGGATTATTAAAAATATCAAAAGCTACAATCAATAATTATGTTATGGATTTATTGAGAAAAGATCCTGATATTACAGGAATAAAGACAGTCAGTGAACTAAAAGGTAACAAGTTTTTTATTAATATAAAATGTGAACTATTAGCTAAAATGAATATAGCTAATAAGATTTCATATCTTCAAAATTTAATAAAAACAGACTTAATGCAAAATCTAGGGGTAGATGTTAATAAAGTTGTAGTTAATATAGCAAAAATTGAAGCAAGAGAAAAAGAAAAAACAAATGACGAAGCTTCTAATGAAGTCCCTGCTGTAAATGCTGAGGGAGATAATGTAGAGGTGAATAATTAA